A genome region from Camelina sativa cultivar DH55 chromosome 10, Cs, whole genome shotgun sequence includes the following:
- the LOC104719808 gene encoding E3 ubiquitin-protein ligase RHA1B-like yields MGYPVGYTELLLPRIFLHLLSLLGLIRTLIDTGFRILGLPDFLESDTVLSSSSWPEPPYISTAAVHHHQESSYFFPVAARLAGEILPVIRFSELNRPGFGSGSDCCAVCIHEFENEDEIRRLTNCQHIFHRSCLDRWMMGYNQMTCPLCRTAFIPDELQVAFNQRVWSESELLAEST; encoded by the coding sequence ATGGGTTACCCGGTGGGCTACACTGAGCTCCTCCTACCAAGAATCTTTCTTCACTTACTCTCCCTCTTAGGCTTAATCCGAACACTCATAGACACAGGTTTCCGGATATTGGGTCTACCCGACTTCCTCGAATCCGACACGGTTTTATCTTCATCATCTTGGCCGGAACCACCTTATATTTCCACGGCGGCAGTGCATCATCACCAAGAAAGCTCGTATTTTTTCCCAGTGGCGGCGAGGCTAGCCGGGGAAATCTTACCGGTTATCAGATTCTCGGAGCTAAACCGACCCGGATTCGGATCCGGATCCGACTGCTGCGCCGTGTGTATCCACGAGTTCGAGAACGAGGACGAGATCCGACGGCTGACGAACTGCCAACACATATTTCATCGGAGCTGTTTGGACCGTTGGATGATGGGTTATAATCAGATGACGTGTCCGCTTTGTAGAACGGCGTTTATTCCTGATGAGTTACAAGTTGCTTTTAACCAACGTGTTTGGTCTGAATCTGAACTTCTCGCAGAATCAACTtag